The sequence below is a genomic window from Fimbriimonadaceae bacterium.
CATGATCAACAACGCGCGCTCGGACATGAATTCGCACCCGATGCTGCTGCTGTGGCCGTGCATCGTGCTCAGCCTCACGATCTTCTCGCTGAATTTCGTGGGCGACAGCCTGCGCGCCGCCCTCGACCCGAAGTCGGGCGCGCAGGTGAGGCCGATGGCCTGGTTCACCCGCTTGCGGGAACGATTCGTCCGCCCCAAGGCCGAGGCCTGACGCCCACCTACTCCTTCGACTGGATGATCTCGATGGCCTTCTTCAGTTGCGGGTCCTTGTCGGGGTCGCCGAACACGACCTGCGTCGTGAGATCCAGCTCCACCTTGTAATCGGGCTGCAGTCCGCCGGACACGTACTGACCGTCCTCGTCGACGCGGCGGCTGATGTCCTGGCCGCTCGGAAGGAAGTAGCGGGCGATCGTGATCTTGGCGTTCGAGCCGTCCACGAGGGCGTAGACGTTCTGCACCGAAGCCTTGCCGTACGTGTGCTCGCCCACCAGGGTCGCGAGCTTGTAGTCGCGCAGGGCGCCCGCGAAGATCTCGGCCGCGCTGGCCGACTCCTCGTTCACGAGCACGATCACCGGATAGCCCAGCGGTTTGCGCTGCCCGTAGTAGGTCTTGGCCACCTCCTCGCGCCCGTCCCGCATGCGCATCTTCACCACAACCTTGTCGTCCGCATATCGCGAAAGCATCTCGACGGCGGTCTCCAAGAGCCCGCCCGGGTTGTTCCGCACGTCGATGATCAAGCCCTTGAGGCCGGGCCCGAGCTTCCCCAACTCCTTGGAGAACTGGGCGTTGGTGGGCTCCGAGAAACTCGCGACGGCCACGTAGCCGATCGATCCCGGAAGCAGCTTCCCTTCCACCGTCGGCGTGATGACCTGCGACCGCCGGATGGAAAGCTCCAAAGGCTTGGGCGCGCCGGGGCGGACGATCTGGAGGCGCACCGGCGTGCCCTCCTTGCCTCGAATCTTCGAAACGATAAACTCCACGGTCTTCCCGACCACGGACTCGCCGTCGACGCCGGAAATCGAGTCCCCCACGCGCAAACCCGCTCGGTTCGCAGGGCCATCCTCAAAGACGGAGGCCACACGCGCGCCCATGGGATCGGGGGAGAGCCGGGCACCGATGCCGACGAAGTTCGCCTGCGTCTCGACCTGGAACTCCTTGGCCTGGGCCGGCTCCATGAAGACGGTGTGCGGGTCGCCGAGCGCGCCCATGAGCCCCTCGATGCCGGCGTACTTCAGCTTCTTGCCGTCCACGCCCTTGTAGTAGTCCGTCGAAATCCGCTGGTAGGCGGCGCGGAACGTCTGGGTGGCCGAGACCTCTTCCTTGCTTACCCTGGACGCGCCCAAGAGTACGCGCAGCGCATCGGTCGAGGGAGGCGCCCCCTTCTGCAAGTCGCGCCAGGTGAAACCGAAGGCGAAACAGGCGAGGAACGCGAGCGGAATTCCTACGATCTTGGCGAACTTCACGACTTCACCTCGTCCGTCCGGGCCGCTTCGCGCCTGTACTCGCCGGTCACCAGCGAGTAACCGCCACCTCCCGCCATGTCGAGCGTCTCGATCGCATGGGGCAGACCGGCCGTCTTCTCGCCCACGAGCTTGGCGTTGCCGAAGGCCGCGAGCGCGAGGGCGAAGATCTCGGCCTCATCGCGAGTCGTGTGGTCCACAAGGAGCCTCAGGGACGGAGGTTGGGCGTTGCCGTTCTGGACCGTCAGCGGTTGGACCAACGAGCCGTCGGCCTGCACGAGCACCCCGTAGCCGCCCTTCTTGGCCAACACCGCAAGGCATCGGCGCATCGTCTCGAAGTCGCCCGAGACCTGACCGCGGAGATCGAGCGTGACCTCCCTCTTTCCGGCAATGGCTTCCTGCAGCGCCTTGTCGGCGTCCGGCAGGAAGCGGAGCGAAAGGGTGCCGTTCTTCTCCGAAACCGGGTCCACATGCGATCGGGCACGCGTCAAGGTCGTCTTCCGCACCTCGTTTCCGCGCTTCCACTCGATCTCAAGCGACCCTGCGACGCCCTGCGTGAGCCTCTCGAGGGCCTTCATGGGCATCAGGTTCTTCTCCGACTTGGTCTGAATCTCCTTGCGCAGGGCGTCGAAGGCCTCTTTGGGCATCTTGCCGTCCGCGAACCGCTTCTGCGCCTCGCGATACTCGCCGATCTCCTGCGTGTTCACCAGCCAATGGCCGTCGAGGATGGACACCCAGTCGCCCGGCTTGACGCCGGCCTTGTCGGCGGGCCCGCCGGGGACCACCGCCGCGGCCACGAGGCGCGGAACCCGGAAGTGTCCCAGACCCGTGTCCTCCCCATCCGTCGCGTCCAAGGCGGGATCTCCGAGGAGCATGAAATCGACGCCGATGCCCTGGTAGTCGCCTCGCAGCTCGGCGCGGCGGACGAGGAACGCGTCCGTATCGTAGAAGAGGCACTCGGGGTCCTCGAGGCTCTGCACCATGCCGCGCACGGCCCCTTCGGCCAATTTGGACTCGTCGGAGATGGGGTCCACGTACTCGCGCTTGAGCAGCTCCACCATCTCTCGGAAGAAGGCGCCTTCGGGAACGTCCGGCCCTTGGTCCTTCGAGGCAACCAGTCCTTCCAGGGGCAGACCGGATGCCGTGCGAAGACGTGAGTTGCCCACGTCGACGTGGTCGCGCGCCGCATTTCCGCCCGCGAGCAACAACGCCCCGGTCGCGACGGCGACGGCCGTCCACACACTCTTCTTTACATCACCCAATACCGCTCCGCTCCTGAGCCGCCTCGGGCAGCTCCCCATCCAGTTTTTCCACACGGCGCGCGTGGCGCTCCTCGCGATCCTCTCCGGTTCTCAGGAATTCGTCGAAGATGAGATTTCCATCCTCTAGAGATGTCAGACGCCCGCCCAGACACAGCACGTTCGCGTGGTTGTGCCTTCGGGCCATCTCGGCCATCTGCGGGGTGCAACAGTTCGCCGCCCGAATGCCGGGGTGCCGATTGGCCCGGATCGAGATGCCGATCCCGGTTCCACACACGAGCACACCCAGATCGGCTCGCCCGTCGAGAATCGCCTCGGCCACGAGGTCCGCGGCATCCGGGTAGTCGTACGGCGTCTCGTCGGCGGCCCCCACCCACCACGTCTCGTGCCCGAGCGCCGCCGCATGGGCGCGCACGCCCTCTCGAAGAGCGAAGCCCGCATGGTCGGATCCAAAGACGATCTTCATGGCTGTCTCTCCCGCGCCCACCGCGCGACCGAAGGGTCCGTACTCGAGGCAAGCGCTTCCAAGGTCTTGGGCGGCAACGCGAGCTTCTTGGCCACCGCCAGTTCGACGAGCGCCGCCTGGATTCGGGCGTCCTTCTCTTCCAATACGCCGCCCAGCTCGTCGAGCGCGACATCGCCCGGTGCAGTGGCGAAGGCGCTAAGCGCGGCTGCCCTGACGCGAGGGTCCGTGTCGACCACCGCGAGGCGAAGGGCGCCGCGCGCTTCCTTCGCCGACAGCAACCGGAAGGCCTCGAGGAGGGCGATTCGCACGGCCGGGCTGTCGTCGCGAACTCCGCGGTAGCCCTCGTCCGCCATCCCAGGCAGCGTGCTGCGGATCAAGGCGAGATAGCTTTCATATCGGACCTGGTCGCTTGGGTCGTTCACCGACTCGAATTGGATCCGACGCGCGACCGGATCCACGTCCATTTTCGCGTGGCGGACGACGGCGAGGCGAACGGCGGGGTGCACATCTTGAAGGAACACCAAAGCGAGTTGCGCAGGTTCCGACCCAGGCAGCGAGGCTAGGGCTTCCGCCCCGGTGGCCCGCGCCCGCCAGGAGAGTGCGATGATCATCGACGTCAGCGGCGCGGCGGCCACGATGCGCCCTTCCCGGCCAAGCACTCGGGCGGCAGACTCCCGCGCCTCGTCGCTTGGACCCGCATCGAGCGCGCCGGTGACGAGCGCCCATGCCGCGGGCGTGTCCTGAAAGGCGAGCGCTTCGATCGCCTCATGGACCACGTTCTTCTCGAGGCTGCGGACGAGGGCCCCCAACTCGGGAACGAGATCCGGAAACTTGGCTCGTCGCGCAGCCGACGCCGCGTTGAGCGCCACCAAGTCTCGGGCATCCCCGAGCAGGGCCGCGTTGGGGGTGCGCGCGGCGGCCGCGGCGCGTTGCCACAAGGTCCCCGCCGGGTCGGCGACCAGGGGCGTGCCCTTCCCGATCGGGACCACCGCACCTTCGGGAGCACTGAGCACCCTCACCCGCTTGAGCACGAACGAGGACGCGCCGAGCGGGCGCTCGTAGAGCCCGGCCGCCTCGGGAGTCTCGATGCGAACCTCCTCGACGGCTCCGGAAACCCCCGCTGCGCGCAGATCGAGGGTTGCCGCTCCGGGTCCGATCGTCGGGACACTCCACGTGGGCGGTTCAGCGCCAAGGGCGCCGGGGACATCGAAGAGCCGCACGCGCGTGACGCGCCCCCCGACCTCCCGAACCACGAGGTCCAGGGGCTCGGCCTTGGACCCGTCGAGCGTCAGCTCCAGAAAGGGGTGCGTCGCCACGTTCAAGACGGGCCGCGATCCCTGGCGTCGCAGCAAGAGCACCCGCCCCGCGCGCGACCCGGGAGCCTCGGTGACCAGCACTCCCTCGCCTTCCGCGGTGGGAGCGACCGAGAAGCCACCCGAAACCGCTGGGACCGTGCCGGGGCCCCACACAAGCTCGAGGCCCAACGGCGTCGCGAGGCGTTCGACACGGATCGTGGCCACGCGGGTCCAGCCGCTGGACGCCTGCGAGAAGGTGCAACGAACCTCCTGATCCAACGCGCCCCGCGGCACCGTGAAGGCCCAGGCGTTTTGGCCCTCCTTCAGCACGCCGTCCGCCGGCGCCTGCCACCCTGGGGGCACCTCCCAACGCACCTGCACCGGACTGGAACTCGCGCTTGCCTGGGCGACGACGGATACCGACTCGCCCGCAAGCAAAAGCGAGGAGGGCAGATCCACCCGGACAGGATCGATCCAGGGATGGGCCGCCCACCGTTGCTTGCCGTCGGCGGCGACGATCCGAACCAGGTCCCCGGGTCCCGAGGCCGTTCGACCGCCCGGCGGCAGTTCCAACTGGGGCGGCGTCCCCCGAGGAACGGGGGTCGCTTGCACCGAGAGCCCTTCGAGCCTCAGGAGGTTGATCTCCGGCTCAGACGGGCCAGGGGCCAGCGAAAACACGACGAACAGGCGATCCCCCTTCTCCAGCCAGCCCTCCACCTGCGGTTTCAACCGCGGGTCGAGGTGCGACCCAAACAGATCGGCCTGCGCCCAATCGACGAACAGCAGCCGCTTGTCGGCAAGGGAGAGGAGTGCGGTGGCTCCCGAGGACGGGTCGAAGGTGGCGGCCGCCTGTCCCGTCGCCGCGAAGGCGATGCGGTCGCCGTCGGCTGCGATCGCCATCGGGGCCCCCGCCAATGCCGCCAATGTCTCGTCGTCGAGCCGCGGCAGACGGTAGGGGTTCTCGCGGGCGACGCTCCACGGCGTGTGCGCGGGCAGGTCGCGCGTTGCGTGGGCCTGATAAGCCGGGGTCGGAGCGAATCGCTCGCAGGCGACCCGCCACAGGTCGGGCGCCATGAACGCATCGGGGCGCCTCACCGCCGTGGGTTCGCCCGAGGTGTCGAAGGCCGATGGAGCGGGTTGATCGATGGTGAGCGGAAACCCGAGGTCCCTCACGCGCCGGGCGAGGTGCGTGGCCCAGGCGTCGGCCATCGCAAGGGCGAGTTGCCCGGGCTGGGAGTACGCCTGCACCGGAATCGAGGACGCGGACGTCCCCAAAATCACATCGTTCACCCCTGTTCGGACGAGGGCCGGGTGAAGAAGGAACGCGGAGTCGTAGGGCCCTCGATATTTGGGATCGCTGGGATCGAACACCGCCCCGTTGAGGAGCGGCGCAAGCGTGGAATCCAGGAACGCCCGTCCGTACGGATCGTCCGTGCTCTCGACCGAGGCGGGGGCGTCATCGACCTCGACGTCGAAGGCGAGCTGCATCGCGCCACCCGCCCGCGCCTCGGCGACGACCGCGAACCGGGCGATCTCGGCTTGCACACGCTCCAGGTCGTCCACCCGCAGCACGCCGCGACGCAGCCGGGCCACGCCGTCGGCGCCGCGTTCGACGATGTCCGCGCGCGAGAGGATGACGACCTTCACGCGCCACGTCGGCGCGGTCTTGAGCCGCTCTTCGGCCGCACGGTGAAGCGAGGCGACCTCGTCCCAAGCGCCTCCGCCGAAGGATTTGCCTAGAAGGGCCCCTTGTGGGCTCAGCGGGTACGACCACCCGTCGACCTCCACCTGGGGAGCGGGGGTTTGGACCCACGCAGATGCCAAGACCCAAGCGGCGAGGGCGGCGAAGCCGATCAGGGCACCTCGTAGAGCCGGATGTCGTCCTTCGACGCCGCGTGGCCATCGCCTCGGCTGTGGACGAGGGCCTCGCGGGCCCCCAATGCGGCGAGATCGGTCGGCATCTTGCCCACCATGTCCAGGACCACCTTCTTGATCCGCTCGGCGTTCTTTTCGAACACTTCGAGAACGCTGTGGGCGGTCACGGCTTCGGCATTGGCGACCACGCCGCTATCGTAGTCGGTGATGAGCGAGATGTTCACCACCGCCATGCCCAACTCGCGGCAGAGGTAGGCCTCGGGGTACTGCGTCATGTTGATGACCTGCCACCCGGCTTCCGTGAACCACTTGCTCTCGGCCTTGGTGGAGAACCGCGGACCTTGGATCACCACGACTGTGCCGCCGTCGTGGCAAGGAATGCCGTGCGCGCGAATCGTCTCGACCGCAAGACGCCTAAGGACGGGATCGTACGTGTCGGCAGGCGAAACGTGCGTGACGATCGGGCCATCGTAGAACGTGTCGATCCGGGCGCGCGTACGATCCACGAACTGGTCGCAGACCACGAAGTCGCCGGGATTCACGTCCGCTTGAAGGGAGCCGGCGGCGCACGGGCTGATGACGGCCTGCACGCCAAGGCTGCGCATCGCCCACACGTTGGCGCGGTAGTTGATTTTGTGGGGAGGCAGGGTGTGGTTCCGTCCGTGCCGGGGCAGGAACGCGACGTCGCGCCCTGAAACCTTCGCAAGCATCACCGAATCGCTCGGCGGGCCGTAGGGCGTGTCGACCTTGACCTCGCGAACATCCTCGAGCAGGCTGTAGAAGCCCGAACCTCCAAATACGCCGATCTCTGCTAGTGCCATCGGCGCCTAGGTTACTTGGTTCGCAGCAGTCCCGACACGGCGAGGATGAACTGGTCGACGCGTCCGCCCCGTCTGAGCGCGGCGTCGGGATTGATGGGATAGACCCGCCCGGATTTCACTGCGGCGAGCGATTGGAGGCGGGGGTCCTTGAGAAGGACTTCGGCGTCGCCCGCAACGATGAGAACCTGCGGGTCCCAGCCCAGGAGCGCTTCGGCGTCGAGCGGCACGAAGCGATCGGCGTCCGGGCCGACCACGTCGCCGCCGGAGGCCTTCAGCTCGTCGGCTTGGAACGAGTTCTTCCCCGCGATCATGTGCTCGGAGCCCGAGCTCGGCAGGATCAGCGCGACGGTGGGGGCCGGATCGGGCATCTGGGCTTTCGCGAGCTGCTCCGCGTTGTAGATCTTGTCGGCATACTGGCTCGTTTTGGTTTCGGAACCCGTCGCGGCGCCGAGTTTGTACAGGTCCTCGATCATTTGGGCGACGGTTTTCGGGTCCCACTCGTACGTGGGGATACCCAGCTCCTTGATCTTCTGGATTTCGGCTTCGCTGAACAGGTGGGGATCGTAGACGACCAGGTCGAACTTCTTGGCGACCAGCGACTCGTAGTCGGGCGAGGTGCTGGAAAGGACGACGGGCACGTTGTTGATGAACGACGGCCAGTTGCAGCTCGACGTGCGCCCCTTGAGGAAGGAGAAGGGTCCCCACCGCGCCAGGATTTCGGTGGTCCCCGGGCTCAGGCTGGCGATGTTCTTGGGAGCGATAAACCGCTTGCCATAGACCTTCCCCTGATCCTCGGCAGGACAACCGAAGAGCAGACAGGCCAGGAGCACGAGCGCAACGGAGCGAAGAAACCGCATGGAACCATTCTGGCGCACGCGGAAGCGGGAGTGCCACGGCCCCTCCTCAAGTAGGATTCGGGGAGGACTGGCAGGGGCAACAGGATTCGAACCCGCGACCTGCGGTTTTGGAGACCGCCGCTCTACCAACTGAGCTATACCCCTATCGCGGGAGACATTTTACCTCCGCTAGTGGACCCGGATGCCCTGGGCGATTCCCAGGAGGTCCTGCGGCGATCGGTCGGCCAACACGATGAAGGCGAACCCGGACTCGGTCCACGCCACACACGGCATCTTGCCGACGCGGCCGTAACAGTAGCCTTCGGGAGCCCCATTGGCCTGCAGATCGGCGATCTCGTTCACCTCGGGAATGATCACGAGGTTGGCGTAGCCCTGGGCGTCCTTCAAGGTCAGCCGGGCGACGTGCCGGTTGTCGATCACGCCTTCGGCGGCGGCCACGACGCTCACACGATCGAGCTGAATCGTGCCGGGGGCGAACCCGCGGAGCCAGTTGCGCATCTGCTCGGGCGCGGCGGGGGTGTTGGAAGAGGACGGTCCGAGATTGGACATCATGCGCGCGACGTCCGAAGAGTGCAGCGGATTGCCGGGAGCGCGGTTCAACAGCCCCGCGCCGAGGATCAAGACAAGGAACACCGAACAGAAACCCCACGCCCATCGGCCCACGAAGGACTCGACGCGCCGCGTGCGATCGATCTCGCCGAGGCGGCCCTGGCACTTGCGCCACGTCTCTTCGCACGTCACCGAGTCCGCCAGCCGACGGGTCGCCCCCTTCAACGCCAGCACGGCTTTGTACTCGGCCAGGCTCTCGGCACACTGGTTCACCTGGGCCTCGACGCGCGCGGCGTCGCCCGGAGAAAGCTCTCCGTCGGCCAAGGCGTGGATCTCTGTCTTGTCAATCATGGATTCGTTCCGTGGCGAAGGAATCCTTCGCGCTCCGCGTACTCTTCGAGCGATCTCCGCAACATCGCTCGGCCCCGGGCCAACCGCGAACGCACGGTCCCGATCGGGACGTCCAGCACGTCGGCGATTTCCTGGTAGCTCATTCCTTCGATGTCGCTTAAAATCACTGCCATTCTAAAATCTTCGGGCACCTTGCCCAGGGCTTCCTCGACTTCGCCGCCCACGAGCTCGTCGAACATCACGCGATCCGGCGTGGCGTCCTCGGGCGCGGTCGGTTCCGCCGCTCCTTCGTCGTCCAGCGATCCGAACTGCGGCCCTCGTTGCCTTCGCCTGTACTTGTTGATGTACAAGTTGGTGACAATCCGCAAGATCCACGCTTTGAAGTTGTTCCCGTCGAAACGCTCGAACGCCTCGTAAGCGCGAACGATCGCTTCTTGGGAGAGATCCTCGGCCTCTTCACGCGAGCGGGTAAGACGCAGCGCGGTTCCAAAAACCGAGGGAAACACCCGCTCCGCCTGCCTTTCAAAAGCGTCGCGCTGACTGCGTCTGCCGAGGGGCATGATCGGCGCGAGTGTACCTCTCGGACTGTTCGAACAACCCCGGCAGGCCGAAGGTTCCCAACCCGCGGCCGGGACGCAAAACCCGGCAACGAATCAGACGTCGCGCCTTTTGATCAGACGCCCGAAACGGCCGTCGTGCCGCCCTGCATGCCGACGGACTGGCCCCGCGCGACCTTGAACTTGGACACCGTTCCCTTGGGCGCCAACAGGATGTAACGGGCGCCGCTGCCGGCGCCGACCGTCCCTCCCGGAGCGGACAAGGAGCCGATTCCCTGCACGCTTCGCTGACCGCTGATCAGCACCACGTCGACATCGAACTGCAGATGCCTCACGGCGAGCTCCGGATTCCCGGCGGGCATCATGAACAGCATCCCACGGTCTTTGAAATCTTTGGCCTCGACGTACGCCAAGCCGTCGTTGCGCTTCTCCTCCGCATCGGCCACGACCACGGGAAACTCTCCGTTTCCGAGTTGGATCGTGGTGGGGGTGTACTCCCGAATCTGCTTCGTGCGGCGCGCGTCGTCTCCCGGCTGGGGTTTGGGCTTCTGCGGCTTCCAGGCATCAGGCCGAGACGCGCTGAGACCGGCGCCTTCGAGCTGCTCCGCACCATCGCCGCCCGAGCACCCGACGGCTCCCGCCACCAACACCCCGAGGGCAATCCCCTTCAACCAAATCTCAAGCCATCGATCCATCGTGAATTCTCCTGCAGTCTAGGCGCCGGCCATCGGCAACGGCGTCTTGGAAGGTTTCGGCACTGGTTCGTCGCGGACGATCTCGCGGTACAGCGAGTCGCGCTCGACGGGCACCCGACCCGCCTCTTCGATCATACGCACCATGTTCGCGTGCGTCAAGGATTGCGCCTTGTTGCCCCACTCGCCGTCCTTGTACGTGATCTCGTACTCGTGCACCAGTCCGTCGGCGTCGTCCGCGCCGTACCAAAGCGCGGCCTGCGTCACCGGAACGGTGTTCATGATCCAGAACGACTTGATGTGCTCGAAGTTGTCGAGCATCAACCGGCAAAGCGCGATGGCGCGAAGGTCGTCGTCGGCCGTGGGGTGCTCGATATGCTCAAGCTCCGTGCCTTCTGGATGGAACGAAAGCGGCGTCATCGTGAGGAAGTGCCGGGTCTCGTCCTGCAGTTCGCGCAATTGGACGAGGTGGTCCACCCGCTCCTCCGCGGTCTCGATGTGACCGTACAGCATCGTCGCGTACTGCTTCAGCCCGAGCTTCGAGGCCGCGCGCGCGACCTCTTTCCACTCTTCCCCGTTCAACTTCTTTCCGAAAAGCTCCGCGTGCACGCGATCTGCCAGGATCTCGATCCCACCTCCGGGTAGCGAGTCCAGGCCCGCCTCAATGAGGTCGGCCAGCGCCTGCTCGATCGAGCACTTGCCCACCCGGGCGATCTCCACGATCTCCACGGCGGTGAACGCCTTCACGTGGACCTCGGGGCGGGAGTTCTTCACGATCCGCACGAGGTCCATGTAGTACTGGTAGGGGAGTCGGGGGTTGATGCCGCCGACCATGTGGATCTCGGTGATCGGAATGTCCTTGTGCCAGTCGAGGCGCCGCTGGACCTCCTCGAGGCTCATTTCGTAAGGCTCGGGGCCGCCCTTCTTCGCGTAGAACGAGCAGAACTTGCAGAACTTGTTGCAGATGTTCGTGTAGTTGATGTGCTGGTTCCGCACGTAGTAGGTCTTCGGGCCGTGGAGTCGTTCGCGCACGAGATTGGCGAGGTAGCCCACCGCCGTGAGGTTCGGGGTCGTCGCCAGGCGCATGCCGTCCTCGAACGTCAGTCGTTCGCCGTTCTCGACCTTCTCGTAAAGGTCGATCAGTTCCGATCCCACAACGCGTTCGGGAGCGATGGCCATCGCGATGATTCTACCTGTGGCCCCTACGACGGGGAGTCGCCGGCGGCGGACGGCGGTGCGGGCGGCCCCTCGGAAGGCGCTTCCAGCGAGCGCGACGCCTGACGCGGAAGCCAAACGAGGGCGCGCACGCCGCTGGCCTCCACGCTCTCGGAGCCCACGGCTGCAGGACCTCCCGGAATCATCTTCGCGGCGGGCTCGCTCACGGCGACGCCGCCGATCGGGCATACCTTCTGCAGATGCGCGGCGATGTCGATGACGTGCGCGAAGTTCACCGACTTGATGTCGTCGCGCGAAGGTGCGTTGACCTCGCCGGCGTGCACCCCCACGCGGAGCTGGATCGGAATCCCGATTTTGTTGCGGAACGTGTTGAGCTCCACCAGTCCGGCCTGGATCGTCCGCCCGGCGCCAAACGCCTGCTGCGGGTGGTCGAACGCGCACGTGATACCGTCCCCGGCCGTGGAGTGCACGCGGCCGCCGTAGCGGCGCGCGATCATCTCGACGAACTGGTGGTA
It includes:
- a CDS encoding zf-HC2 domain-containing protein, whose protein sequence is MIDKTEIHALADGELSPGDAARVEAQVNQCAESLAEYKAVLALKGATRRLADSVTCEETWRKCQGRLGEIDRTRRVESFVGRWAWGFCSVFLVLILGAGLLNRAPGNPLHSSDVARMMSNLGPSSSNTPAAPEQMRNWLRGFAPGTIQLDRVSVVAAAEGVIDNRHVARLTLKDAQGYANLVIIPEVNEIADLQANGAPEGYCYGRVGKMPCVAWTESGFAFIVLADRSPQDLLGIAQGIRVH
- a CDS encoding sigma-70 family RNA polymerase sigma factor, with translation MPLGRRSQRDAFERQAERVFPSVFGTALRLTRSREEAEDLSQEAIVRAYEAFERFDGNNFKAWILRIVTNLYINKYRRRQRGPQFGSLDDEGAAEPTAPEDATPDRVMFDELVGGEVEEALGKVPEDFRMAVILSDIEGMSYQEIADVLDVPIGTVRSRLARGRAMLRRSLEEYAEREGFLRHGTNP
- a CDS encoding S41 family peptidase: MWTAVAVATGALLLAGGNAARDHVDVGNSRLRTASGLPLEGLVASKDQGPDVPEGAFFREMVELLKREYVDPISDESKLAEGAVRGMVQSLEDPECLFYDTDAFLVRRAELRGDYQGIGVDFMLLGDPALDATDGEDTGLGHFRVPRLVAAAVVPGGPADKAGVKPGDWVSILDGHWLVNTQEIGEYREAQKRFADGKMPKEAFDALRKEIQTKSEKNLMPMKALERLTQGVAGSLEIEWKRGNEVRKTTLTRARSHVDPVSEKNGTLSLRFLPDADKALQEAIAGKREVTLDLRGQVSGDFETMRRCLAVLAKKGGYGVLVQADGSLVQPLTVQNGNAQPPSLRLLVDHTTRDEAEIFALALAAFGNAKLVGEKTAGLPHAIETLDMAGGGGYSLVTGEYRREAARTDEVKS
- a CDS encoding HEAT repeat domain-containing protein, with the translated sequence MASAWVQTPAPQVEVDGWSYPLSPQGALLGKSFGGGAWDEVASLHRAAEERLKTAPTWRVKVVILSRADIVERGADGVARLRRGVLRVDDLERVQAEIARFAVVAEARAGGAMQLAFDVEVDDAPASVESTDDPYGRAFLDSTLAPLLNGAVFDPSDPKYRGPYDSAFLLHPALVRTGVNDVILGTSASSIPVQAYSQPGQLALAMADAWATHLARRVRDLGFPLTIDQPAPSAFDTSGEPTAVRRPDAFMAPDLWRVACERFAPTPAYQAHATRDLPAHTPWSVARENPYRLPRLDDETLAALAGAPMAIAADGDRIAFAATGQAAATFDPSSGATALLSLADKRLLFVDWAQADLFGSHLDPRLKPQVEGWLEKGDRLFVVFSLAPGPSEPEINLLRLEGLSVQATPVPRGTPPQLELPPGGRTASGPGDLVRIVAADGKQRWAAHPWIDPVRVDLPSSLLLAGESVSVVAQASASSSPVQVRWEVPPGWQAPADGVLKEGQNAWAFTVPRGALDQEVRCTFSQASSGWTRVATIRVERLATPLGLELVWGPGTVPAVSGGFSVAPTAEGEGVLVTEAPGSRAGRVLLLRRQGSRPVLNVATHPFLELTLDGSKAEPLDLVVREVGGRVTRVRLFDVPGALGAEPPTWSVPTIGPGAATLDLRAAGVSGAVEEVRIETPEAAGLYERPLGASSFVLKRVRVLSAPEGAVVPIGKGTPLVADPAGTLWQRAAAAARTPNAALLGDARDLVALNAASAARRAKFPDLVPELGALVRSLEKNVVHEAIEALAFQDTPAAWALVTGALDAGPSDEARESAARVLGREGRIVAAAPLTSMIIALSWRARATGAEALASLPGSEPAQLALVFLQDVHPAVRLAVVRHAKMDVDPVARRIQFESVNDPSDQVRYESYLALIRSTLPGMADEGYRGVRDDSPAVRIALLEAFRLLSAKEARGALRLAVVDTDPRVRAAALSAFATAPGDVALDELGGVLEEKDARIQAALVELAVAKKLALPPKTLEALASSTDPSVARWARERQP
- a CDS encoding ABC transporter substrate-binding protein — its product is MRFLRSVALVLLACLLFGCPAEDQGKVYGKRFIAPKNIASLSPGTTEILARWGPFSFLKGRTSSCNWPSFINNVPVVLSSTSPDYESLVAKKFDLVVYDPHLFSEAEIQKIKELGIPTYEWDPKTVAQMIEDLYKLGAATGSETKTSQYADKIYNAEQLAKAQMPDPAPTVALILPSSGSEHMIAGKNSFQADELKASGGDVVGPDADRFVPLDAEALLGWDPQVLIVAGDAEVLLKDPRLQSLAAVKSGRVYPINPDAALRRGGRVDQFILAVSGLLRTK
- a CDS encoding DUF192 domain-containing protein, which produces MDRWLEIWLKGIALGVLVAGAVGCSGGDGAEQLEGAGLSASRPDAWKPQKPKPQPGDDARRTKQIREYTPTTIQLGNGEFPVVVADAEEKRNDGLAYVEAKDFKDRGMLFMMPAGNPELAVRHLQFDVDVVLISGQRSVQGIGSLSAPGGTVGAGSGARYILLAPKGTVSKFKVARGQSVGMQGGTTAVSGV
- a CDS encoding S-methyl-5'-thioadenosine phosphorylase, encoding MALAEIGVFGGSGFYSLLEDVREVKVDTPYGPPSDSVMLAKVSGRDVAFLPRHGRNHTLPPHKINYRANVWAMRSLGVQAVISPCAAGSLQADVNPGDFVVCDQFVDRTRARIDTFYDGPIVTHVSPADTYDPVLRRLAVETIRAHGIPCHDGGTVVVIQGPRFSTKAESKWFTEAGWQVINMTQYPEAYLCRELGMAVVNISLITDYDSGVVANAEAVTAHSVLEVFEKNAERIKKVVLDMVGKMPTDLAALGAREALVHSRGDGHAASKDDIRLYEVP
- the rpiB gene encoding ribose 5-phosphate isomerase B — its product is MKIVFGSDHAGFALREGVRAHAAALGHETWWVGAADETPYDYPDAADLVAEAILDGRADLGVLVCGTGIGISIRANRHPGIRAANCCTPQMAEMARRHNHANVLCLGGRLTSLEDGNLIFDEFLRTGEDREERHARRVEKLDGELPEAAQERSGIG
- a CDS encoding S41 family peptidase produces the protein MKFAKIVGIPLAFLACFAFGFTWRDLQKGAPPSTDALRVLLGASRVSKEEVSATQTFRAAYQRISTDYYKGVDGKKLKYAGIEGLMGALGDPHTVFMEPAQAKEFQVETQANFVGIGARLSPDPMGARVASVFEDGPANRAGLRVGDSISGVDGESVVGKTVEFIVSKIRGKEGTPVRLQIVRPGAPKPLELSIRRSQVITPTVEGKLLPGSIGYVAVASFSEPTNAQFSKELGKLGPGLKGLIIDVRNNPGGLLETAVEMLSRYADDKVVVKMRMRDGREEVAKTYYGQRKPLGYPVIVLVNEESASAAEIFAGALRDYKLATLVGEHTYGKASVQNVYALVDGSNAKITIARYFLPSGQDISRRVDEDGQYVSGGLQPDYKVELDLTTQVVFGDPDKDPQLKKAIEIIQSKE